The following proteins come from a genomic window of Solwaraspora sp. WMMA2065:
- a CDS encoding DUF4082 domain-containing protein, giving the protein MAGSGRGRRRMLRRPTGRRGRLVMIGAVVASFLATATVVTASVAGEQVDGFTLFAETDVSRVPVDPDTRPVELGVRFTADRDGVVTAVRFLKAKGDRGRHRVNLWTADGERLATAVPKRESRSGWQHVALPEPVEVEAGEVYVASYHTSRYRATQRYFERPVSAGPLRADGTAGVYAYGSGGFPRQTWKASNYWVDLAFEPTGSQQPEPTPSPTASAEPSPTPSPSASPTATPSASPSASPTSGTPAVLDLPRVPWEGGPAFYANFPQARASGWTDPSFFPIGVWYEGVYTQQDIDRDKAAGLNTYVMLTDQSDVSLIRRNDMYAFIPQPFSDRGNESVGWVIGDEADMWGGPGNGTWTGNYPGQGPICTSSRDGCGLDVMKKESATVPSGDRGLRYANYGKGVMFWQSDSDASKFVNGFSSVVSNDIYWYTDPHVCTAPAEGPTYGVNKDNCRRAANYGLTMQRMRELDAMDGKRQPVWAFVEVGHPFTEDWAPTITGEQVTGAVMNSVINEARGIQYFNHNFGGPCLSQHVLRERCGDAVRPAVAEVNKRITSLAPVLNTQSYEWEFNNGLDTMLKAHDGSFYVFAMVGKDTPTGDHSLALPPGVTGDTAEVLFENRSLPISGGAIRDTFAAEHTYHIYKITP; this is encoded by the coding sequence GTGGCCGGGTCTGGTCGTGGCCGGCGGCGGATGCTGCGTCGCCCCACCGGCCGTCGCGGTCGGCTGGTGATGATCGGCGCGGTGGTGGCCAGTTTCCTCGCCACCGCGACGGTGGTCACCGCGTCGGTCGCCGGGGAGCAGGTCGACGGCTTCACCCTGTTCGCCGAGACGGACGTGTCCCGGGTGCCGGTCGACCCGGACACCCGGCCGGTGGAGCTCGGCGTACGCTTCACCGCCGACCGCGACGGGGTGGTCACCGCGGTGCGTTTCCTCAAGGCCAAGGGGGACCGCGGTCGACACCGGGTCAACCTGTGGACCGCGGACGGCGAGCGACTGGCGACCGCCGTACCGAAGCGGGAGTCCCGTTCCGGGTGGCAGCACGTCGCGTTGCCCGAGCCGGTTGAGGTCGAGGCGGGCGAGGTGTACGTCGCCTCCTACCACACCAGCCGGTACCGGGCCACCCAGCGCTACTTCGAGCGGCCGGTGTCCGCCGGGCCGCTGCGGGCCGACGGCACCGCCGGCGTCTACGCGTACGGATCGGGTGGTTTCCCCCGCCAGACCTGGAAGGCCAGCAACTACTGGGTCGACCTCGCCTTCGAGCCGACCGGGTCGCAACAGCCGGAACCGACGCCGTCCCCGACGGCCTCCGCCGAGCCGTCGCCGACACCGTCGCCGTCGGCCAGCCCGACCGCTACGCCGTCGGCCAGCCCGTCGGCCTCGCCGACCAGCGGTACGCCGGCCGTACTCGACCTGCCCCGGGTGCCCTGGGAGGGCGGCCCGGCCTTCTACGCGAACTTCCCGCAGGCGCGGGCGTCCGGCTGGACCGACCCGTCCTTCTTCCCGATCGGCGTCTGGTACGAGGGTGTGTACACCCAGCAGGACATCGACCGGGACAAGGCGGCCGGTCTGAACACCTACGTCATGTTGACCGACCAGTCGGATGTCTCGCTGATCAGGCGCAACGACATGTACGCCTTCATCCCGCAGCCGTTCAGCGACCGCGGCAACGAGAGCGTCGGCTGGGTGATCGGTGATGAAGCGGACATGTGGGGCGGGCCGGGCAACGGTACCTGGACCGGCAACTACCCCGGCCAAGGCCCGATCTGCACCTCCAGCCGGGACGGCTGCGGACTGGACGTGATGAAGAAGGAGTCGGCCACCGTCCCGTCCGGTGACCGCGGGCTGCGCTACGCCAACTACGGCAAGGGCGTGATGTTCTGGCAGTCCGACTCCGACGCCAGCAAGTTCGTCAACGGCTTCAGCTCGGTGGTCTCCAACGACATCTACTGGTACACCGACCCGCATGTCTGCACCGCTCCGGCGGAAGGCCCGACGTACGGCGTGAACAAGGACAACTGCCGGCGGGCGGCCAACTACGGGCTCACCATGCAGCGGATGCGTGAACTCGACGCGATGGACGGCAAGCGACAGCCGGTCTGGGCCTTCGTCGAGGTGGGGCACCCGTTCACCGAGGACTGGGCGCCGACCATCACCGGTGAGCAGGTCACCGGTGCGGTGATGAACTCGGTGATCAACGAGGCTCGTGGGATCCAGTACTTCAACCACAACTTCGGCGGGCCGTGCCTCTCGCAACACGTGCTGCGGGAGCGGTGTGGCGACGCGGTCCGTCCGGCCGTCGCCGAGGTGAACAAGCGCATCACCAGCCTGGCGCCGGTGCTGAACACCCAGTCCTACGAGTGGGAGTTCAACAACGGACTGGACACGATGCTCAAGGCCCACGACGGCTCGTTCTACGTCTTCGCCATGGTCGGCAAGGACACCCCGACTGGTGACCACTCGCTGGCCCTGCCGCCCGGCGTGACCGGTGACACCGCCGAGGTGCTGTTCGAGAACCGCTCGTTGCCGATCAGCGGTGGTGCGATCCGGGACACCTTCGCTGCGGAGCACACCTACCACATCTACAAGATCACGCCGTAA
- a CDS encoding glycosyltransferase, producing the protein MPIRLVVASSVNGSIVVVQITVIMPAFNEEEGIGPVLRAMTESPSFGPDVEIIVAANGCTDRTAAVARSCGARVLEIATPSKIAALNAADEIAGGDVRIYLDADIAVPVELLRALAAAIAEPGVEAAAPRPVIDTSASTWPVRGYYAINARLPIFSGRLFGRGLIAISAAARERFTNFPDIIADDMFLDAVVSADEKRDVDLPVRVVAPRRTGELVRRVARSRAGNAEFWEFVRTDPRGAELALDPVPGSRPWSWLRRVVLTAPHLVPAAFCYVAITVAAELRRRSPGWSVRSGWGRPTGGVSSGGTADPQSAVDAFGSGPRAR; encoded by the coding sequence TTGCCCATTCGACTGGTTGTCGCATCGTCCGTGAATGGAAGCATCGTGGTTGTGCAGATTACCGTCATCATGCCGGCCTTCAACGAGGAAGAAGGGATTGGCCCGGTCTTGCGTGCAATGACCGAATCGCCATCCTTCGGGCCGGACGTCGAGATCATCGTGGCCGCCAACGGCTGCACCGACCGGACGGCGGCGGTCGCCCGGTCGTGCGGTGCCCGGGTGCTGGAGATCGCCACGCCGTCGAAAATTGCCGCGCTCAACGCCGCCGACGAGATCGCCGGGGGGGACGTCCGGATCTATCTGGACGCGGACATCGCGGTACCGGTGGAACTTCTACGCGCGCTGGCCGCCGCGATCGCCGAACCCGGGGTGGAGGCGGCGGCGCCACGACCCGTGATCGACACCTCCGCGAGTACCTGGCCGGTGCGTGGCTACTACGCGATCAATGCGCGGTTGCCGATATTCAGTGGCCGCCTCTTCGGCCGTGGGTTGATCGCGATCTCCGCCGCCGCACGGGAGCGATTCACCAATTTTCCGGACATTATTGCCGACGACATGTTTCTCGACGCAGTGGTCAGCGCCGACGAGAAGCGGGACGTTGACCTGCCCGTACGGGTGGTGGCACCGCGGCGCACGGGTGAGCTGGTCCGGCGAGTGGCCAGATCTCGTGCCGGTAACGCCGAGTTCTGGGAGTTCGTCCGAACGGATCCGCGAGGCGCTGAGTTGGCACTCGATCCGGTGCCCGGTTCCCGCCCGTGGTCCTGGTTGCGGCGGGTTGTTCTCACCGCGCCGCATCTTGTTCCGGCAGCGTTCTGTTATGTGGCGATCACTGTTGCCGCAGAGTTGAGGCGGCGTTCTCCTGGATGGAGCGTGCGTTCCGGTTGGGGGCGGCCCACCGGTGGGGTGTCGAGCGGTGGTACCGCTGATCCACAATCGGCGGTCGACGCCTTCGGATCCGGTCCGAGAGCCCGGTAA
- a CDS encoding WecB/TagA/CpsF family glycosyltransferase, protein MDILRRANREEECHGHIESSTLVVADGAPLIWASRIGGDPLPARVPGSDLIWSLSRALGEQGRSVYLLGGEPGTAVQAAAVLRREFPQLTIAGQLSPPFGFDRSEEQLSQICTEVAAARPDLIFVGLGFPKQERLIARLRPMLPNTWFMGCGAAIGFVAGVHRRAPRWMQRIGLEWMHRLLREPHRLTRRYLLHDVPFALQLLGGSVRTRLRRGDQATNTGSGSALPPTRHIPAPRDGQSSQGSQGSQGGQSSRDSRGANRPDPVGSGNHP, encoded by the coding sequence GTGGACATTCTGCGCCGCGCCAACCGCGAAGAGGAGTGCCACGGGCACATAGAGTCATCAACTCTGGTGGTAGCGGACGGTGCGCCACTGATCTGGGCCAGCCGGATCGGCGGTGACCCGCTGCCGGCCCGGGTCCCCGGATCCGACCTGATCTGGAGCCTGTCCCGGGCGCTCGGCGAACAGGGCCGGTCGGTCTACCTGCTCGGTGGTGAGCCGGGCACGGCGGTGCAGGCCGCCGCCGTACTCCGTCGCGAGTTCCCCCAGCTCACCATCGCCGGCCAGCTCAGCCCGCCGTTCGGGTTCGACCGGTCCGAGGAACAGCTCAGCCAGATCTGCACCGAGGTGGCCGCCGCCCGACCGGACCTGATCTTCGTCGGGCTCGGCTTCCCCAAACAGGAACGGCTCATCGCCCGGCTCCGGCCGATGCTGCCGAACACCTGGTTCATGGGTTGCGGAGCGGCGATCGGCTTCGTCGCCGGGGTACACCGTCGGGCCCCCCGCTGGATGCAACGCATTGGGTTGGAGTGGATGCACCGGCTGCTCCGCGAGCCACACCGGCTCACCCGCCGCTACCTGCTGCACGACGTACCGTTCGCGCTGCAGCTGCTCGGCGGCAGCGTCCGAACCCGGTTGCGGCGCGGCGACCAGGCCACGAACACCGGCAGCGGATCTGCGCTCCCGCCGACCCGGCACATCCCGGCCCCCCGGGACGGCCAGAGCAGCCAGGGCAGCCAGGGCAGCCAGGGCGGCCAGAGCAGCCGGGACAGCCGGGGCGCCAACCGTCCCGACCCGGTCGGCTCCGGGAACCACCCGTGA
- a CDS encoding glycosyltransferase family 2 protein: MSRPDVSVVIVSYNTSQLIVRCLTELYASLTPDVTAEVVVVDNASTDSSADTIAERFPQVRLVRLTENVGFGRGINRGAAVSTGRYLLCLNPDTVPVGHPVNELVTFADLHPGHGLYTGRTLHPDGTDDNYSCWGMPTVWSIFGFASGLSTAFRGRAWADPEALPGYDRRSVREVPALSGCMLLIERELFGRLGGFDPQYFLYSEDIDLSTRARALGARPVLTPTAQVVHLVGASSSSEGQRIRILRGKATYVRRHWSPLRAWTAVRLLVAGVGLRAVGKTLLGRDRSRGVDWIEVWRSRRDWAAGYPSVEEDRPTTERLEPAG; this comes from the coding sequence GTGAGCCGCCCCGACGTCTCGGTCGTCATCGTCTCGTACAACACGAGCCAACTGATCGTGCGCTGCCTGACCGAGCTGTACGCGAGCCTGACGCCGGACGTCACAGCCGAGGTGGTGGTGGTCGACAACGCCTCCACCGACAGCTCCGCCGACACCATCGCCGAGCGGTTCCCGCAGGTCCGCCTGGTACGGCTGACGGAGAACGTCGGGTTCGGCCGAGGCATCAACCGTGGGGCGGCGGTCAGCACCGGGCGCTACCTGCTCTGCCTGAATCCGGACACGGTTCCGGTCGGCCATCCGGTCAACGAACTGGTCACCTTCGCCGACCTTCACCCCGGGCACGGCCTGTACACCGGACGCACCCTGCACCCCGACGGCACCGACGACAACTACTCCTGCTGGGGCATGCCCACGGTGTGGAGCATCTTCGGCTTCGCCAGCGGGCTGTCGACCGCGTTCCGCGGCCGGGCCTGGGCGGATCCGGAAGCGCTGCCCGGCTACGACCGCAGGTCGGTACGCGAGGTGCCGGCGCTGTCCGGCTGCATGCTGCTGATCGAGCGCGAGCTGTTCGGCCGACTCGGCGGCTTCGACCCGCAGTACTTCCTCTACAGCGAGGACATCGACCTCAGCACCCGGGCCAGGGCGCTGGGCGCCCGACCGGTGCTGACCCCGACCGCTCAGGTGGTGCACCTGGTCGGCGCCTCGTCCAGCTCCGAGGGGCAACGGATCCGGATTCTGCGCGGCAAGGCCACCTACGTCCGGCGGCACTGGTCGCCGCTGCGGGCCTGGACCGCCGTCCGGCTGCTGGTCGCCGGGGTCGGTCTACGGGCGGTGGGCAAGACGCTGCTCGGCCGGGACCGGTCCCGGGGCGTCGACTGGATCGAAGTCTGGCGTTCCCGCCGCGACTGGGCCGCCGGCTACCCGTCGGTCGAGGAGGATCGGCCGACCACCGAACGGCTCGAACCGGCCGGCTGA
- a CDS encoding alpha/beta hydrolase — MSEPIRSMSILPAERRDIELHTADGLTLVGELALPADRPPVATLVCLHPLPTHGGMMDSHVFRKAAWRLPALADVAVLRFNTRGTSSERGTSGGSFDSAEGERFDVAAAIEYAEFAELPRIWLLGWSFGTDLALRYGCDPAVEGAILLSPPLRFATDADLATWSASGKPLTALVPELDDYLRPDEATRRFAVVGQAEVVGVAGARHLWVGQVERVLDEVVRRVAPQVTVPLPTSWDGPMEYGDANAYADRTVAAFADVPVAGPPQRQADGG, encoded by the coding sequence GTGAGCGAGCCGATCCGGTCCATGTCGATCCTGCCCGCCGAGCGCCGCGACATCGAGCTGCACACCGCCGACGGGCTTACCCTCGTCGGTGAGTTGGCGTTACCAGCCGATCGTCCGCCGGTCGCCACGCTGGTCTGCCTGCATCCGCTGCCCACCCACGGCGGAATGATGGACAGCCACGTGTTCCGCAAGGCCGCCTGGCGGCTGCCGGCGCTGGCCGACGTGGCCGTGCTCCGGTTCAACACCCGGGGCACCAGCAGCGAGCGCGGCACCAGCGGCGGCAGCTTCGACTCGGCCGAGGGGGAGCGGTTTGACGTCGCGGCGGCGATCGAGTACGCAGAGTTCGCCGAGCTACCCAGGATCTGGCTGCTCGGCTGGTCGTTCGGCACCGACCTGGCCCTGCGCTACGGCTGCGACCCGGCGGTCGAGGGCGCGATCCTGTTGTCGCCGCCGCTGCGCTTCGCCACCGACGCCGACCTGGCCACCTGGTCGGCGTCCGGCAAGCCACTCACCGCGCTGGTTCCGGAGCTGGACGACTACCTGCGGCCGGACGAGGCGACCCGGCGGTTCGCTGTGGTCGGACAGGCGGAGGTGGTCGGGGTCGCAGGTGCCCGCCATCTCTGGGTCGGCCAGGTGGAGCGGGTGCTCGACGAGGTGGTCCGTCGGGTCGCGCCGCAGGTCACGGTGCCGCTGCCGACCAGCTGGGACGGTCCGATGGAGTACGGCGACGCCAACGCGTACGCCGACCGGACGGTAGCGGCGTTCGCCGACGTCCCGGTCGCCGGGCCGCCGCAACGGCAGGCCGACGGCGGGTGA
- a CDS encoding 3-hydroxyacyl-CoA dehydrogenase, which produces MAREFNTVGVVGLGTMGAGIVEVFARNGVDVVAVEVDGAALDKGRVNLTASTDRAVARGKLDPADRDALHARVTFAVGLDALRDVDLAVEAVPERLDLKRRLLAELDRVCPPGAVLATNTSSLSVTEIAVATERPGQVIGLHFFNPAPVMRLVEVISTVVTAPEVARDVQSLCARLGKVGVSVTDRAGFIANALLFGYLNQAVGMYEAGYASREDIDAAMQQGHGLPMGPLTLLDLIGLDTAYQVLETMYQRGGHDRRHAAAPLLRQMVTAGLLGRKSGRGFYTYQAPGSSRLAPDDLSPVAGAEAAEPAPRTVGVVGSGSAATDVADVLTAAGVDVVAVADPGGVPAADHHHQAVRDLAAVDLVVVVGPSTAPVIDVAMATGRPADVVGLHFVGGTAARARLVEVVRTVRTSPSAVRAAHQLCAALGRTAVTCGDRAGFIADALLVPYLNDAVRMLESNYSTADDIDAAMKLGCGYPAGPFELLDTVGLDVALAVQTAIHRELPEPGLAPAPLLRNLVTAGRLGRRTGGGFRDHAG; this is translated from the coding sequence ATGGCGCGCGAGTTCAACACCGTGGGAGTGGTGGGGCTCGGCACGATGGGTGCCGGGATTGTCGAGGTCTTCGCCCGCAACGGCGTCGACGTGGTCGCCGTCGAGGTGGACGGGGCGGCGCTGGACAAGGGCCGGGTCAACCTGACGGCGTCCACCGACCGGGCCGTCGCCCGCGGCAAACTCGATCCGGCCGACCGGGACGCACTGCACGCCCGGGTGACCTTCGCGGTCGGACTCGACGCACTCCGCGACGTCGACCTTGCCGTCGAGGCGGTCCCGGAGCGGCTCGATCTCAAGCGACGCCTGCTGGCCGAGCTCGATCGGGTGTGCCCACCGGGGGCCGTCCTGGCGACCAACACCTCGTCGTTGAGCGTCACCGAGATCGCTGTCGCCACCGAACGTCCCGGCCAGGTGATCGGGCTGCACTTCTTCAACCCGGCACCGGTGATGCGGTTGGTCGAGGTGATCAGCACCGTGGTGACCGCGCCGGAGGTGGCCCGCGACGTCCAGTCGCTCTGCGCCCGGCTCGGCAAGGTCGGGGTGAGCGTCACCGACCGCGCCGGCTTCATCGCCAACGCGCTGTTGTTCGGGTACCTCAACCAGGCGGTCGGGATGTACGAGGCCGGGTACGCCAGCCGGGAGGACATCGACGCGGCCATGCAGCAGGGCCACGGCCTGCCGATGGGCCCGTTGACGCTGCTCGACCTGATCGGCCTGGACACCGCCTACCAGGTGCTGGAGACGATGTACCAGCGTGGTGGCCACGACCGCCGGCACGCGGCCGCGCCGCTGCTGCGGCAGATGGTCACCGCCGGGCTGCTCGGCCGCAAGTCCGGCCGGGGGTTCTACACCTACCAGGCACCGGGCTCGTCGCGGCTCGCCCCGGACGACCTCAGCCCGGTGGCCGGCGCTGAGGCCGCTGAGCCGGCACCCCGTACGGTCGGGGTGGTCGGGTCGGGCAGCGCCGCGACCGACGTCGCGGACGTCCTCACCGCCGCCGGAGTCGACGTCGTCGCGGTGGCCGACCCCGGTGGCGTCCCGGCGGCCGACCACCACCACCAGGCCGTGCGTGACCTGGCCGCCGTCGACCTGGTGGTGGTGGTCGGCCCGTCGACGGCACCGGTGATCGACGTGGCGATGGCCACCGGCCGGCCGGCCGACGTGGTCGGACTGCACTTCGTTGGCGGTACGGCGGCGCGGGCCCGCCTGGTCGAGGTGGTGCGTACCGTCCGGACCTCGCCGAGCGCGGTGCGGGCCGCGCACCAACTCTGCGCGGCACTCGGTAGGACCGCGGTGACCTGCGGCGACCGCGCCGGCTTCATCGCCGACGCGTTGCTGGTGCCGTACCTCAACGACGCGGTCCGGATGCTGGAGAGCAACTATTCGACGGCGGACGACATCGACGCGGCGATGAAACTCGGCTGTGGCTATCCCGCCGGGCCGTTCGAGCTGCTCGACACCGTCGGCCTGGACGTGGCGCTGGCCGTCCAGACCGCCATCCACCGGGAGCTGCCCGAGCCCGGGCTGGCACCCGCCCCGCTGCTGCGCAACCTGGTGACCGCCGGTCGGCTCGGCCGGCGCACCGGGGGCGGTTTCCGCGACCACGCCGGCTGA
- a CDS encoding FHA domain-containing protein, whose translation MSEHQSLLPLLQVITGPTPGASYRLSPGERVIGRDAGLDITIDDIKVSRCHAVLTAGGGRTVLTDQESTNGTWVNDLRIRQPTELRDGDRIRIGGVELRFYDPASALTDPVGTRIPRPATAALPGAPVRPTTGPGSPLHTALGEPTQPMRPRRRPSTLLMAGLAGIFLVGWLTWLVVVLS comes from the coding sequence ATGTCCGAACACCAGTCGCTGCTACCTCTCCTTCAGGTGATAACCGGCCCGACTCCGGGGGCCAGCTACCGGCTGTCCCCCGGGGAACGGGTGATCGGTCGGGACGCCGGCCTGGACATCACCATCGACGACATCAAGGTCAGCCGGTGCCACGCGGTGCTAACCGCCGGTGGCGGCCGTACGGTGCTGACCGACCAGGAGTCGACGAACGGCACCTGGGTCAACGACCTGCGTATCCGGCAGCCGACCGAGCTGCGCGACGGGGACCGGATCCGGATCGGTGGCGTGGAACTGCGGTTCTACGACCCGGCCTCGGCGCTCACCGACCCGGTCGGCACCCGGATCCCCCGACCGGCCACGGCGGCGCTGCCCGGCGCACCGGTGCGCCCGACCACCGGGCCGGGTTCGCCGCTGCACACCGCGCTCGGCGAGCCCACCCAGCCGATGCGCCCCCGACGCCGGCCCAGCACGTTGCTGATGGCCGGGCTGGCGGGGATCTTCCTGGTCGGCTGGTTGACCTGGCTGGTCGTGGTGCTCTCCTGA
- a CDS encoding aldehyde dehydrogenase family protein, translating into MTVVRNPSLPVVDDGHLLSCHPATGAQVGRVPIADRDQVAAAVAAARTAADWWVGIGHAQRRRRLLRWRSLLATRITELADLVNRECGKPVAEAVVEIAAAIEHIDWAAQHARRVLGVRRTRTRLITAEFSGHLEYQPLGVIGVIGAWNYPVLIPIGPIAYALAAGNTVVFKPSEYTPVTGQWLVDTLTEAVGAESVLTAVHGLGDVGDALCRSGVDKLSFTGSPRTGRLVMAACAETLTPVVIEAGGKDAMIVDDDADIDAAAEACVWGAMTNAGQSCIGIERVYALAPVYDAFVTAVVDRAGRLTVGSGPKDQVGPIAVPGQLDVIRRHIEDSLAAGGRAVLGGAAAVQPPYVHPTVLVDVPPDCAAVREETFGPTVTIHRVETIDEAITAANDTRYGLGGAVFGKRRGIAVARRIRSGMVSINSVLTFVGFSELPFGGVGESGFGRVHGEDGLREFTRSKAITRRRAPSLLPTMTFERTPTDVARIVKVIKLRYGRD; encoded by the coding sequence GTGACGGTGGTACGGAACCCAAGCCTGCCGGTGGTCGACGACGGGCACCTTCTCTCCTGCCACCCGGCGACCGGTGCGCAGGTGGGCCGGGTCCCGATCGCCGACCGCGATCAGGTCGCGGCGGCGGTGGCGGCGGCCCGGACCGCCGCCGATTGGTGGGTCGGAATCGGCCACGCGCAACGCCGCCGCCGGCTGCTGCGCTGGCGGTCGCTGCTCGCCACCCGGATCACCGAACTCGCCGATCTGGTCAACCGGGAGTGTGGCAAACCGGTGGCCGAGGCGGTCGTCGAGATCGCCGCCGCGATCGAACACATCGACTGGGCGGCCCAGCACGCCAGGCGGGTGCTCGGGGTCCGGCGGACCCGCACCCGGCTGATCACCGCCGAGTTCAGCGGTCACCTGGAGTACCAACCGCTCGGAGTGATCGGGGTGATCGGCGCGTGGAACTACCCGGTGCTCATTCCGATCGGCCCGATCGCGTACGCGCTGGCCGCCGGCAACACGGTGGTCTTCAAACCCAGCGAGTACACCCCGGTGACCGGACAGTGGCTGGTCGACACGCTCACCGAGGCGGTCGGCGCGGAGTCGGTCCTGACGGCCGTACACGGGCTTGGCGACGTCGGCGACGCGTTGTGCCGGTCCGGCGTGGACAAGCTCTCGTTCACCGGCTCACCACGGACCGGCCGCCTGGTCATGGCGGCCTGCGCCGAGACACTCACCCCGGTGGTGATCGAGGCCGGCGGCAAGGACGCGATGATCGTCGACGACGACGCCGACATCGACGCGGCGGCGGAGGCCTGCGTCTGGGGAGCGATGACCAACGCCGGGCAGAGCTGTATCGGCATCGAGCGGGTGTACGCGCTGGCCCCGGTGTACGACGCGTTCGTCACCGCGGTGGTGGACCGGGCCGGCCGGCTGACTGTCGGTAGCGGGCCGAAGGACCAGGTCGGGCCGATCGCCGTGCCCGGCCAGCTCGACGTCATCCGACGGCACATCGAGGACTCGCTGGCCGCCGGTGGGCGGGCGGTGCTCGGCGGTGCCGCAGCGGTACAGCCGCCGTACGTGCATCCGACCGTACTGGTCGACGTGCCGCCCGACTGCGCCGCCGTCCGGGAGGAGACCTTCGGACCGACCGTCACGATCCACCGGGTCGAGACCATCGACGAGGCGATCACGGCGGCCAACGACACCCGCTACGGGCTGGGCGGCGCGGTCTTCGGCAAGCGGCGGGGGATCGCCGTCGCCCGCCGGATTCGCAGTGGAATGGTGTCGATCAACTCGGTGCTCACCTTCGTCGGGTTCAGTGAGCTGCCGTTCGGCGGAGTCGGCGAATCGGGTTTCGGCCGGGTGCACGGTGAAGACGGGCTGCGGGAGTTTACCCGGTCCAAGGCGATCACCCGCCGCAGGGCACCGTCGCTGCTGCCGACGATGACGTTCGAGCGGACCCCGACCGACGTGGCCCGCATCGTCAAGGTGATCAAGCTGCGGTACGGCCGCGACTGA
- a CDS encoding DUF2786 domain-containing protein: MGVRNQQRRAAKKKAREQRQRQRAQAAGAAYPDGFGFYQPPTEAQRVDELLRRAARMATADRPDDLDECVAALVAADGRLVDQAVDEALRQVAAGLWGHGWMPADVLRVAGRELGKRAVSLTAGYVAAQLRGYAPATVADRWHRQLRDLDLDVWGAARPDHRLTAWAAGVKLDRTAAVLLAVRVAGLLIGLPRLELVAPLPGTVRPGDDGTQQRRRPTPAAPSGAAGTDDVDERQLGRIRALLAKAESTEFAEEAEALSAKAQELMTRHRIDHALLVAQQTGAGGPQVDPVAVRIGLEAPYEQAKALLLQQVAEANGCRSVWSNNLGFATVVGFAADCESVELLHTSLLVQATAAMLRNGPQRGRGGQSTTRSFRQSFLEAYAVRIGQRLRTAADDVGREAAARTGTALVPVLAARDEQVDRATERLFPTVTSRSIAGHNRAGWIAGTTAADQASLGAHQPIAG, translated from the coding sequence ATGGGTGTGCGCAACCAGCAACGTCGAGCCGCCAAGAAGAAAGCCAGGGAGCAGCGGCAACGCCAACGGGCGCAGGCCGCCGGCGCGGCGTACCCCGACGGGTTCGGTTTCTACCAGCCACCGACCGAGGCGCAGCGGGTCGACGAGCTGCTGCGCCGGGCGGCCCGAATGGCGACGGCCGACCGACCGGACGACCTCGACGAGTGCGTGGCCGCGCTGGTCGCAGCCGACGGCCGGCTGGTGGACCAGGCGGTAGACGAGGCGTTGCGGCAGGTGGCCGCCGGGCTGTGGGGCCACGGCTGGATGCCGGCCGACGTGCTGCGGGTGGCCGGCCGCGAGCTCGGCAAGCGGGCGGTGAGCCTGACCGCCGGGTACGTCGCGGCGCAGCTGCGCGGGTACGCGCCGGCGACGGTCGCCGACCGCTGGCACCGCCAGCTGCGTGATCTCGACCTCGACGTGTGGGGTGCTGCTCGGCCCGACCACCGGCTGACCGCCTGGGCGGCCGGAGTCAAGCTGGACCGGACCGCTGCCGTGCTGCTCGCGGTGCGAGTGGCCGGGCTGCTGATCGGCCTGCCGAGACTGGAGCTGGTGGCCCCGCTGCCCGGCACGGTCCGCCCCGGTGACGACGGGACGCAGCAGCGTCGGCGGCCGACCCCCGCCGCACCCTCCGGGGCGGCCGGGACGGACGATGTGGACGAGCGTCAGCTCGGCCGGATCCGGGCGCTGCTGGCCAAGGCCGAGTCGACCGAATTCGCGGAGGAGGCCGAAGCGCTGTCGGCCAAGGCCCAGGAGCTGATGACCCGGCACCGCATCGACCATGCGCTGCTCGTCGCGCAGCAGACCGGTGCCGGCGGGCCACAGGTCGACCCGGTGGCCGTCCGGATCGGTCTGGAAGCACCGTACGAGCAGGCCAAGGCGTTGCTGCTGCAGCAGGTCGCCGAGGCGAACGGCTGCCGGTCGGTGTGGTCCAACAATCTCGGCTTCGCCACCGTCGTCGGGTTCGCCGCCGACTGCGAGTCGGTTGAGTTGCTGCACACCTCGCTGCTGGTACAGGCCACCGCGGCGATGCTGCGCAACGGCCCGCAGCGTGGCCGGGGCGGGCAGTCGACCACCCGGTCGTTCCGCCAGTCCTTCCTGGAGGCGTACGCGGTGCGGATCGGGCAGCGGTTGCGTACCGCCGCCGACGACGTCGGTCGAGAGGCGGCCGCGCGGACCGGCACCGCGCTGGTGCCGGTGCTGGCGGCCCGCGACGAGCAGGTGGACCGGGCCACCGAGCGGCTCTTCCCGACGGTGACCAGCCGGTCGATCGCCGGTCACAACCGGGCCGGGTGGATCGCCGGCACCACCGCCGCCGACCAGGCCAGCCTCGGCGCGCACCAGCCGATCGCCGGCTGA